A window of Haliscomenobacter hydrossis DSM 1100 contains these coding sequences:
- a CDS encoding helix-turn-helix domain-containing protein: protein MKRAALICLFLCTVALGFCKIRIEVKVKNPLPLPESGLYLAASFNNWNPGDPAFKLTQKDANTYFIELVQEYEHFEYKLTQGSWAYVESDSTGVFIPSRQFNYKPGQTTIEIALRGWEKRAFYQMVIKQIPYNTPHDATLYLAGNFNNWNPRDEAHRLHRQANGTYQVNFSTELERIEFKFTRGTWSSVEGQENGRMRPNRVLFRSKIRANQPLEFEIATWEDLSGSGNFLAFAWYDIFILFAALQGFLLVLAIPTIQDFNRKANRWLVFLLFFVSCILLIRTIGNQRDIAQVFPFLQFVPDFLLLAYPPAFYLYVRRLLFQSDQFSPKVLLHFIPSALQIFAYTPFLLAEVAALKVDVVSHDAQGWWAVNAVAVFGWFSNAFYTYLCLHSIQGYRKQSQRSYSYEENLHFLLTVLIITGVCLLLWAFTLVVAAIGYLNHREIWLFTEKSADLIWLIFSFIPHLLGYFAIHQPEIFKVAQPVSLFNATPELPIKEVKAGHLSDKKSEDLSDENLQRLKQQVEAYMLQHKPYVNPKLTLNELAGMLKLPPYLLSKVINEGYDINFFDFINTYRIEEFKRRMEDPHFQHYTLLSIAFEVGFNSKTAFNRSFKKITNQSPSEFFQTVKV, encoded by the coding sequence ATGAAAAGAGCAGCCCTTATTTGCCTATTCCTGTGTACAGTGGCGCTGGGATTCTGTAAAATCCGCATCGAGGTAAAGGTGAAAAACCCCTTGCCCCTGCCGGAGTCTGGGCTGTATTTGGCTGCCAGTTTCAACAACTGGAATCCGGGTGATCCCGCTTTTAAACTCACCCAAAAGGACGCTAACACCTACTTCATTGAGCTGGTACAAGAATATGAACACTTCGAATACAAACTCACCCAGGGCAGCTGGGCTTATGTAGAAAGTGATTCCACCGGAGTGTTTATTCCCAGCCGACAATTCAACTACAAACCTGGCCAAACCACCATTGAAATAGCATTAAGGGGTTGGGAAAAGCGGGCCTTTTACCAAATGGTCATCAAACAAATTCCCTACAATACCCCCCACGATGCTACCCTTTACCTGGCTGGCAATTTCAACAACTGGAACCCCCGCGACGAAGCCCATCGCCTGCATCGCCAGGCCAACGGAACCTATCAGGTCAATTTTTCTACGGAGTTAGAACGTATTGAATTCAAATTTACCCGGGGCACCTGGAGTTCGGTGGAAGGGCAAGAAAATGGCCGCATGCGCCCCAATCGGGTGCTTTTTCGCAGTAAAATTCGCGCCAATCAGCCCCTGGAATTTGAAATTGCCACCTGGGAAGACCTTTCCGGATCGGGTAATTTCCTGGCTTTTGCCTGGTACGATATTTTTATTTTGTTTGCCGCACTGCAGGGTTTCCTGTTGGTGCTGGCCATTCCTACCATTCAGGATTTTAACCGCAAAGCCAATCGCTGGCTGGTATTTCTGTTGTTTTTTGTATCCTGTATCTTGCTGATCCGCACCATTGGCAATCAACGGGACATTGCGCAGGTTTTTCCTTTTTTGCAGTTTGTGCCAGACTTTTTATTGCTGGCTTATCCTCCGGCGTTTTATTTGTATGTGCGGCGACTATTGTTTCAGAGCGACCAGTTTTCGCCCAAAGTACTGCTCCATTTTATCCCCAGCGCTTTGCAAATTTTTGCCTACACGCCCTTTTTATTGGCGGAAGTTGCTGCCCTAAAAGTGGACGTGGTCAGTCACGATGCACAAGGTTGGTGGGCGGTCAACGCGGTAGCCGTGTTTGGGTGGTTTTCGAATGCCTTTTATACTTACCTGTGCTTGCATTCCATCCAGGGTTACCGCAAACAATCCCAACGCAGTTACTCTTACGAAGAAAACCTGCATTTTTTGCTCACGGTGCTGATCATTACCGGGGTCTGCCTGCTCCTCTGGGCTTTTACTTTGGTGGTCGCCGCAATTGGCTACCTCAACCACCGCGAAATTTGGTTGTTCACCGAAAAAAGTGCCGACCTCATCTGGCTCATTTTTTCATTCATCCCCCATCTTTTGGGTTATTTTGCCATTCATCAGCCTGAAATCTTCAAGGTAGCGCAGCCGGTTTCACTGTTCAATGCAACGCCTGAGCTGCCCATTAAAGAGGTCAAAGCGGGCCATTTGAGCGATAAAAAATCGGAAGACCTCAGCGATGAAAACCTCCAACGCCTCAAGCAACAAGTGGAGGCTTACATGTTGCAGCACAAACCCTACGTCAACCCCAAGCTGACCCTCAACGAATTAGCGGGTATGCTCAAACTGCCCCCCTATTTGCTCTCCAAAGTGATCAACGAGGGCTACGACATCAACTTTTTTGACTTCATCAATACCTACCGCATCGAGGAGTTCAAGCGTAGGATGGAAGATCCGCATTTTCAGCACTACACCTTGCTGAGTATCGCTTTTGAGGTGGGATTTAACTCTAAAACGGCGTTTAACCGCTCGTTTAAAAAGATCACGAACCAGTCGCCGAGCGAGTTTTTCCAAACGGTGAAAGTTTAA